A region from the Benincasa hispida cultivar B227 chromosome 8, ASM972705v1, whole genome shotgun sequence genome encodes:
- the LOC120084071 gene encoding UPF0329 protein ECU05_1680/ECU11_0050-like, with translation MEKEGGLLEAGVVNQPLPSKEEMKEALRRSALEILDPKETANAESYEGPIRVALEEEAVEKQPEVAEEKKKKKKIKEKRAEEDEEAHPIKKKERRTDEKKECRREERRLKKEEERRKRAEIPELDGESTSVRGDKGESVQLRESVQPEEETMQPEKM, from the coding sequence ATGGAGAAAGAAGGAGGACTGCTCGAAGCTGGGGTTGTGAACCAGCCACTGCCTTCGAAGGAGGAGATGAAGGAAGCATTAAGGAGAAGCGCTCTGGAAATCttggatcctaaggaaactgcTAACGCagaatcctatgagggacccatcagggtCGCTTTGGAGGAAGAGGCGGTGGAGAAACAACCTGAAGttgctgaagagaagaaaaagaagaagaagatcaaggaaAAGAGAGCtgaagaagatgaggaagcCCATCCAAtcaagaagaaggaaaggagGACGGATGAGAAGAAAGAATGTAGGCGGGAGGAGAGGCGCTtgaagaaggaggaagagaggagAAAGAGGGCTGAGATTCCAGAATTGGATGGAGAATCCACCTCCGTAAGGGGGGATAAGGGGGAGTCAGTGCAACTGAGAGAATCAGTGCAACCCGAGGAGGAAACAATGCAACCCGAGAAGATGTAG